One region of Haloprofundus salilacus genomic DNA includes:
- a CDS encoding DUF202 domain-containing protein, giving the protein MFDVCDETRFRVGVELSTMADFGTDPSDDASASATSHRDLAVERTRLARERTTLAHVRTGFSSFLFGVALYRLFVGDATDTLGLLFVGIGMFFLVTGGASYLSSRRRLRRVLSELEGR; this is encoded by the coding sequence ATGTTCGACGTCTGCGACGAAACGCGCTTTCGCGTCGGCGTCGAACTGTCGACGATGGCCGACTTTGGCACCGACCCGTCCGACGACGCGTCCGCGTCGGCAACGTCGCACCGGGATTTGGCGGTCGAACGAACGCGTCTCGCCCGCGAGCGGACGACGCTCGCACACGTCAGAACGGGGTTTTCGTCGTTTCTGTTCGGCGTCGCACTGTATCGGCTGTTCGTCGGCGATGCGACCGACACGCTGGGGCTGCTGTTCGTCGGCATCGGCATGTTCTTTCTCGTCACCGGCGGCGCGTCGTATCTGTCGAGCCGTCGCCGACTCCGGCGCGTCCTCTCAGAACTCGAAGGCCGATAA
- a CDS encoding DUF373 family protein gives MLLVLCVDLDDDLGRKTGVRTPVVGRDAVEDAAVALATADPEDSDVNVLFQGIHVHDDLVSEFADGDPDDAEEVEVAAVTGLNGNDVKANRAVGDEVDEVLAGLQTGENVRAVVITDGAQDESVLPVIRSRVPIDSVRRVVVRQAQDLESMYYTIKQVLDDPETRGTILVPLGILLLIYPFVTIATLFDVEGATVLGLISALLGLYVLFRGLGLERFVDDAAARARNILYAGRVTLITYVVAAALIIVGGAQGVETIQAVERAVGGSLTAPALAAAFVHGAVQWFAAAGVTSSLGQVTDEYLVDEFKWRYLNAPFYVVAIALVLYALSGFFLSGLLPAGETVALVRTLTLTDLALALTAGTLLGVLSTLTFAIAESKYPTGAEPA, from the coding sequence ATGCTGCTCGTCCTCTGTGTCGACCTTGACGACGACCTCGGCCGCAAAACCGGCGTGAGGACGCCGGTAGTCGGTCGCGACGCCGTCGAGGACGCCGCGGTCGCGCTCGCGACGGCCGACCCGGAGGACTCCGACGTAAACGTCCTCTTTCAGGGCATCCACGTCCACGACGACCTCGTTTCCGAGTTCGCCGACGGCGACCCCGACGACGCCGAGGAGGTCGAAGTCGCCGCCGTCACGGGTCTCAACGGCAACGACGTGAAGGCCAACCGCGCCGTCGGCGACGAGGTCGACGAAGTGTTAGCGGGTCTCCAGACCGGCGAGAACGTCCGCGCCGTCGTCATCACCGACGGCGCGCAGGACGAGTCGGTGCTGCCGGTCATCCGCTCTCGGGTCCCCATCGACAGCGTCCGGCGAGTCGTCGTCCGGCAAGCGCAGGACCTGGAGTCGATGTACTACACGATAAAGCAGGTGCTCGACGACCCCGAGACGCGCGGGACCATCCTCGTCCCGCTTGGCATCCTGCTGCTCATCTACCCGTTCGTCACCATCGCGACGCTGTTCGATGTCGAAGGCGCGACGGTGCTCGGACTCATCTCCGCGCTCCTCGGTCTGTACGTCCTGTTTCGCGGACTCGGTTTGGAACGGTTCGTCGACGACGCGGCAGCGCGCGCGCGGAACATCCTCTACGCCGGACGGGTGACGCTCATCACCTACGTCGTCGCCGCTGCGCTCATCATCGTCGGCGGCGCGCAGGGCGTCGAGACGATACAGGCGGTCGAACGCGCCGTCGGCGGGTCGCTCACCGCCCCGGCGTTGGCGGCGGCGTTTGTCCACGGCGCGGTCCAATGGTTCGCCGCGGCGGGCGTCACGAGCAGTCTCGGCCAGGTGACCGACGAGTATCTCGTCGACGAGTTCAAGTGGCGCTACCTCAACGCGCCGTTCTACGTCGTCGCCATCGCGCTCGTACTCTACGCACTGTCGGGCTTTTTCCTCTCGGGGCTGCTCCCGGCGGGCGAGACGGTAGCGCTGGTTCGGACGCTCACGTTGACTGACCTCGCGCTGGCGCTCACGGCGGGGACGCTGCTCGGCGTGTTGAGCACGCTCACATTCGCCATCGCGGAGTCGAAGTATCCGACCGGCGCGGAACCGGCATAA